The genomic region CGCGGACGGCCTCATCACCACCGAAAGCGTGCTCGCCGCCTTTGCCGGGGAGCAGGGCGGCGACGCGCTGCTGGTGATCGACGCGGGCAGCGCGCCGGCCGGTTACGAGCGGCTCGGCGGCGGACTCGCGTGGGCCGGGATCGCGCGGATCGACGCAGGGCGGCTGGCCGAGGTGGCGGCGATGCCGAGCGATTACGACGTCCAGTCCGCGTTGCTCCATGCGGCATCGCAAGCCGGCGCGCGACAGATGCTGCTTCCCGCCGGGGGGGCGAGCGCCGGTCACGGCATCGAACGGCGCGGCGCCGCGCTGGAGGAGCGCAGCCGCGCGGTGGTGATGGCGACGCTCGCGACGCGGCCGTCGTGGTTCGATCGCTGGGTGGTGCGCCCGATCGCCGGCTTCGCGCTGCCACCGCTGGTGCGCCGCGCCGCTTCCACCGTCGCGGTGGCGGTGGGCGCGGGCGTGGCGGCGCTCGCCGGGCTTGGGCTGATCGCGGGCGGCTGGCCGGCGGCAGGGCTGCTCGTCGCGCTCGCCGGGGTGATCGCGGCGGTGCTGGGGGAGCGCACCGCGTGGCTGCGCGACGAAATGCCGCTGGCGCGGTGGCTCGGGCGGGCCGCGCTGGCCGTGCCGGCGCTGGCCGCGTTGCTGCTCGGCCATGTGGTTGATTCGCTTGCGGCGACCGATTCCGCGTTGATCGTGGCGATCGTGCTGGTCGCCGTCGCCACGCTTGGCGAGCGCGCCGCGAGCGGATTGCCGCGCGCGGCGTGGTGGGGGACGCCGCCGGCCTATCTGCTGGTGCTGACCGTGCTGACGCTCGGGCGGATGCCGATGGCCGGGCTGGCACTGGCCGCGCTTTACGCCTTCGCCACGCTTTCGGCGGCAATTGAGTTACTTCGCCGTCAGGCTTAGTTCGCTTTTAACGACATTAGCCTAATTCCGATTCTCATGCCGGTCGATCAGAACGACCCCTTGCACGCGATCGCCCCCGACGCCGCGCCGATCTTCGCACGCGCGGCGCGGGCCGACGCGCGCGCGGACCGGCGGCTCGACGCGGCGATCGAGGACTTCTTCCTGTCCGCACGCGACCGGCTCGACGATCGCACCCGCGCCGCGCTCCATGCCGCGATCGGCACGTTGCTGGAGACGATCGAGCGCGAGCTTGCCGCGCACGCCACCCGCCTGCTGGCGCGTGCCGGCGGCGGGGTCGTGACGGCGGACCCGGCCGGGACGCTGCGCCGGCTGATCGAGGCGGGGCTGCTGCGCGACCCGGAACTGATGGCCGAGATGATCGGGCAGGTGCGGCTCGCGCTGCTCGGCGCGGCGCTGATCGCGAATCGCGAGCCGGGGACGCCGGCGACATTGCTCCCCCGGCTGGTGCAGGGCGAGGATGCGGTGCGGGCGGCGGCCGCGCGTGACTATATCCTTGCCGACGGGCGGCGCGATGCGCTGGCCGGGCGCGGGCTGGACCTGCCGGTGGCACTGCATCGCCGTGTCGTCTGGTGGGTCGCCGCGGCGTTGCGCGAGGCGAAGGCGGGCAAGGCCGATCAGGCGCTGGTCGAGGCGGCGGTGCGCAGTATCGACGCGCATGACGACGGCGCGCGGCTCGATCCGATCGCGCTTCGGCTCGCGGCGGCGATCGACGCGCGCGGGGACGAGCTGCCCGAGCTGCTGATCGAGGCGCTGGGCGACGGTCGGGCCGAATTCGCCGCCGCGCTGATCGCCTATGTCCAGCGGATCGACCTGTCGGAGGCGCGCGCGCTGCTGCTCGATCCGGACGGCGACCGGCTGTGGCTGGTGCTGCGCGCGCATGGCTTCGCGCGAGAGGCGCTGGCGCGGGTGGCGCTGCTGCTCGCCGACGCCGATCCGCGCCGCGATATCGAGGCGTTCGCCGATATGCTCGATACGATCGCGGCGATCCCGGTGCTGGCGGCGCGCGAGGCGCTGGCGCCGCTGTCGCTCCACGGTGATTTCCGCCGCGCGATCCGCGCGCTCGAACGATCGCGCCGGACGTGAGCGAGGGCATGACGCTGACCGCACGGCTCGACCATGCCGACCGGCTGGTGTCGGCCGATGCCGGGTTCATGTCGCTCAACGATCGCGCGGGGGGCGCGATCGGCGAATTGCTCGGCGTGCCGCAGCTCGCGACGGTGGTCCGGCTGGCCCGGCGGCTGCATATCCTCGTTCAGCGTTCGTTGGTGATCGCCGATGCGGAGAGCGATCTCGAATGCTGGGTCCGCGCCGCGCCCACCGTTGACGGTGTGACGCTGTCGATCGCGCCATTGCGCGAGCGGCCGGTCTGGCGCAGTGCGCAGGTCGCGACCCAGCTCGCCCCGCCGCCCGCCGGGGCGGACTGGGTGTGGGAGGTCGATGCGGCGCTGCGCATCGTCCATCTGCCGACCGACGCCGGAACCGCGCACGGGCTGGACCCTTCCGCGCTGCTCGGCAAGCCGCTGACCGAATTGTTCACGCTGCTGCCCGACGCAGGCGGCGGCATGACGCTGCTGGAGGCGATGGCGGCGCAGCGCGACTTCGACGGGCAGGCTGCGATGGTGCGCGGGTCCGGCGAGCGCGTCATGCTGGCGGGCACGGCGCGGCGCAATGCGATGGGGGTGTTCGCGGGCTTCGTCGGCGGCGTGTTCCTGTCGGCCGAACCCGGCGAAACTTCCGCCGACGAG from Sphingomonas sp. CL5.1 harbors:
- a CDS encoding DUF2336 domain-containing protein, which translates into the protein MHAIAPDAAPIFARAARADARADRRLDAAIEDFFLSARDRLDDRTRAALHAAIGTLLETIERELAAHATRLLARAGGGVVTADPAGTLRRLIEAGLLRDPELMAEMIGQVRLALLGAALIANREPGTPATLLPRLVQGEDAVRAAAARDYILADGRRDALAGRGLDLPVALHRRVVWWVAAALREAKAGKADQALVEAAVRSIDAHDDGARLDPIALRLAAAIDARGDELPELLIEALGDGRAEFAAALIAYVQRIDLSEARALLLDPDGDRLWLVLRAHGFAREALARVALLLADADPRRDIEAFADMLDTIAAIPVLAAREALAPLSLHGDFRRAIRALERSRRT